In Penaeus chinensis breed Huanghai No. 1 chromosome 26, ASM1920278v2, whole genome shotgun sequence, a single genomic region encodes these proteins:
- the LOC125038906 gene encoding DNA topoisomerase I, mitochondrial-like, whose amino-acid sequence MSDAEDFDVPGGGTEALQNGMSNGISNGTSEHREHKEHKHKHKDKDREREKDKDRHRDKDRHKSSHKDKDRDKDRHSSSHKSSHREKDRDKDRSKDKERSSGSSDKDKHRDKDKERSDKDKHRDKDKERSDKDKHRDKDKERSDKDKHRDKDKHRDKDKERSDKDRHRDKDRHHDDKKHSSSSSEKRDRDKDRHSSSHKSSHKDKDREKSRDKDKHREREKEREKVKMEAREHIKTEVEEPPPMEMSVKEEPVESEEEDKLVISEPVKEEPMDEEEDEVPLSARKRIKEEDEDDDDKPLAIRKKVKTEPKEKKRKKVKDEDEDEDFKPEKKKVKKEKKEKKPKPGKVALVTPREAGSPTKKAKKEEEPVWKWWEESKRDDGLKWTFLEHKGPLIADAYIPLPPNVKFYYCGEAMELSSEAEEVAGFYARMLDHDYTSKEVFNSNFMKDWRKVMTSKEREIITDLKKCDFRRLHTHFVQQNEERKNRTKEEKKALKEKNERLIAEYGWCNIDGHRQRIGNFKVEPPGLFRGRGEHPKQGMLKRRIMPEDIIINCSKDSVIPKPPEGHKWKEVRADPSVTWLACWVENIQGQTKYVMLNAASKLKGEKDWQKYETARRLHQTVDKIRENYRADFKSKEMRIRQRAVALYFIDKLALRAGNEKDEDQADTVGCCSLRVEHITLHEEKDGKEYVVSFDFLGKDSIRYQNEVQVEKRVFKNLQLFMENKQEGDDLFDRLNTQILNKHLNELMEGLTAKVFRTYNASRTLQEQLELLTTDDDPLPAKILAYNRANRAVAVLCNHQRAAPKTFDKSMANLQKKIDDKKEQIEEAERECKSLKKAAKSGGSQKEKMAHEKKKKALERLKEQLAKLEMSATDKEENKTIALGTSKLNYLDPRISVAWCKKYGVPIEKVYNKTQRQKFQWAIDMATAEYNFMGEPMDISRSNDCDDGGDEDYE is encoded by the exons GAATGTCAAATGGTATCTCCAACGGAACTTCGGAGCATCGTGAACACAaggaacacaaacacaagcacaaggaCAAGGACAGGGAGCGTGAAAAGGACAAGGACAGGCACCGGGATAAGGACAGGCACAAAAGCTCCCACAAGGACAAAGACCGCGACAAGGACAGACACTCTTCGAGTCACAAGAGCTCTCACAGAGAAAAGGACCGTGACAAGGACCGGAGCAAGGACAAGGAGCGCAGCAGTGGGAGCAGCGACAAGGACAAGCACAGGGacaaggataaggagaggagcGACAAGGATAAGCATCGCGACAAGGACAAAGAAAGGAGTGACAAGGATAAACACagggacaaggacaaggagaggagCGACAAAGACAAGCACAGGGACAAGGACAAACACCGCGACAAGGACAAGGAGCGCAGCGATAAGGACCGACACAGGGACAAGGACCGGCACCACGATGACAAGaagcacagcagcagcagcagtgagAAGAGAGACCGGGACAAGGACCGGCACTCCTCAAGCCACAAGAGCTCACACAAGGacaaagatagggagaagagcagagacaaggataaacacagagagagggagaaagagagagagaag GTCAAGATGGAGGCAAGGGAGCACATCAAGACAGAGGTGGAGGAGCCACCGCCCATGGAAATGTCCGTGAAGGAGGAGCCGGTAGAGTCTGAGGAGGAGGACAAACTGGTGATCAGTGAGCCAGTGAAGGAAGAGCccatggatgaggaggaggacgaggtccCCCTG TCTGCTCGAAAACGTatcaaggaagaggatgaagatgacgatgacaagCCTCTGGCTATCAGAAAGAAGGTGAAGACAGAaccaaaggagaagaaaaggaaaaaggtgaaggatgaggatgaagatgaggacttCAAGCCA gaaaagaagaaagtcaaaaaggagaagaaagagaagaagcctAAGCCTGGAAAAGTAGCATTAGTTACTCCAAGGGAAGCTGGTTCACCCACCAAGAAGgccaagaaagaggaggagcctgTGTGGAAGTG GTGGGAGGAATCAAAACGAGACGATGGGTTGAAGTGGACCTTTTTGGAGCACAAGGGCCCCCTTATTGCTGATGCctatattccccttcctcccaatgTGAAGTTCTACTACTGTGGAGAGGCCATGGAGCTCTCATCAGAGGCCGAGGAAGTGGCCGGTTTCTACGCCAGGATGCTTGACCATGACTACACATCCAAAGAGGTGTTCAACAGCAACTTCATGAAGGACTGGAGAAAG GTGATGACATCTAAGGAGAGGGAGATTATCACTGACCTCAAAAAGTGTGACTTCCGACGATTGCATACTCATTTCGTCCagcaaaacgaagagagaaagaaccgtactaaagaggagaagaaggcattgaaggagaagaatgagcgTCTCATAGCTGAGTATGGTTGGTGTAACATTGATGGCCATAGGCAGCGTATAGGAAACTTTAAGGTGGAGCCTCCAGGTCTGTTCAGAGGACGTGGTGAGCATCCCAAACAAGGGATGCTGAAGAGGCGCATCATGCCTGAAGATATTATCATTAACTGCTCAAAGGATTCTGTGATACCTAAACCACCAGAAGGTCACAAATGGAAAGAG GTACGAGCAGATCCTTCGGTCACATGGCTGGCATGTTGGGTGGAAAACATTCAGGGACAAACAAAGTATGTTATGCTCAATGCTGCTTCTAAGTTGAAAGGTGAGAAGGATTGGCAAAAATATGAGACTGCTCGCAGATTACACCAAACTGTTGACAAGATTCGTGAAAACTACAGAGCAGACTTCAAGAGCAAAGAGATGCGTATAAGACAGAGAGCTGTAGCCCTGTATTTCATTGATAAG TTAGCCCTTCGTGCGGGTAATGAGAAGGATGAAGATCAAGCTGACACTGTGGGCTGCTGCTCGCTGCGAGTAGAACACATTACCCTTCATGAAGAGAAAGATGGCAAGGAGTATGTTGTCTCTTTTGACTTCCTTGGTAAAGATTCCATTCGTTACCAGAATGAGGTGCAGGTGGAGAAGAGAGTATTCAAAAATTTGCAGCTCTTCATGGAGAACAAGCAAGAGGGAGACGATCTCTTTGACAGATTAAAT ACGCAAATTCTGAACAAGCATTTGAACGAGTTAATGGAAGGACTCACTGCCAAGGTCTTCCGTACATACAATGCTTCCCGCACCTTGCAAGAGCAACTAGAGTTGTTAACAACTGATGATGACCCACTTCCAGCTAAGATTCTAGCTTACAACAGAGCTAACCGTGCTGTGGCTGTACTGTGTAACCATCAGCGTGCAGCCCCCAAAACTTTTGACAAATCCATGGCCAACTTACAGAAGAAGATTGATGACAAGAAAGAGCAAATTGAGGAAGCTGAGAGGGAGTGCAAGAGCTTGAAGAAGGCAGCCAAATCTGGCGGCTCTCAGAAGGAGAAGATGGcccatgagaagaagaagaaggcattggAACGCTTGAAAGAGCAGCTAGCAAAACTGGAGATGTCAGCTACAGACAAGGAGGAGAACAAGACCATTGCTTTAGGCACGTCCAAGCTGAACTATCTAGACCCTCGAATTTCAGTGGCCTGGTGCAAGAAATATGGCGTTCCCATTGAGAAGGTCTATAACAAGACTCAGCGCCAGAAGTTCCAATGGGCAATTGACATGGCAACGGCAGAATACAACTTCATGGGTGAACCCATGGACATATCTAGGAGTAATGACTGTGACGATGGGGGCGATGAGGATTATGAGTGA